One stretch of Roseovarius mucosus DNA includes these proteins:
- a CDS encoding vitamin B12-dependent ribonucleotide reductase: protein MKIERKFTTAGQDAYAALEFVTTSSEIRNPDGTTVFRLDDIEVPRGWSQVASDVIAQKYFRKAGIPNRIEKVKEEGVPEFLWRSVPAADNDGFGGETSAKQVFDRLAGAWCYWGWKGGYFTKEADARAYFDEMRYMLARQMAAPNSPQWFNTGLHWAYGIDGPSQGHYYVDFQTGELTKSTSAYEHPQPHACFIQSVKDDLVGDGGIMDLWVREARLFKYGSGTGTNFSSLRAEGEKLSGGGKSSGLMGFLKIGDRAAGAIKSGGTTRRAAKMVICDADHPDIQEFINWKVKEEQKVASIVAGSKMHEQKLNQIFAAIRAWDGSSEDAVDPKKNEQLKAAIRGAKQVQIPETYVKRVLDYARQGYESIEFPTYDTDWDSEAYASVSGQNSNNSIRVTDAFLKAVKDDADWALINRTDGSVAKTIKARDLWEDVGHAAWACADPGIQYHDTVNAWHTCPEDGEIRGSNPCSEYMFLDDTACNLASMNLLKFFGDGKFDADAYMHATRLWTVTLEISVTMAQFPSKEIAQLSYEFRTLGLGYANIGGLLMNMGFGYDSDEGRALCGALTAIMTGVAYATSAEMAGELGAFAGYKRNSKHMLRVIRNHRNAAYGATEGYEGLAVKPVPLDHKNCPDARLVDLAMASWDEALKLGEKHGYRNAQTSVIAPTGTIGLVMDCDTTGIEPDFALVKFKKLAGGGYFKIINQSVPAALEKLGYGPAQIEEIVSYAVGHGTIGNAPGINHTSLIGHGFGPNELAKVDAALGSAFDIRFVFNQWTLGAEFCTNVLGIPTEKLNDPTFDILAHLGYSKRDVELANDHVCGTMTLEGAPYLKADHYHVFDCANPCGKKGKRYLGVESHITMMAAAQSFISGAISKTINMANDATIEDCQKAYELSWSLGVKANALYRDGSKLSQPLAASLVEDDDEAAEILESGTPQQKAQVLAEKIVEKVIIKEIQKSHREKLPERRKGYTQKAIVGGHKVYLRTGEYEDGKLGEIFIDMHKEGAGFRAMMNNFAIAVSVGLQYGVPLEEFVDAFTFTKFEPAGMVQGNDSIKNATSILDYIFRELAVSYLDRTDLAHVKPSGASFDDLGRGEEEGVRNVSEMSEAAASRSLEVLKQISSTGYLRKRLPQELVVFQGGQTLARAAGDGMDPMTMLATLVPETATATVSAAMTTTTAVASGSVSMDARTKARLQGYEGEACGDCGNYTLVRNGTCMKCNTCGATSGCS from the coding sequence ATGAAGATCGAAAGAAAATTCACCACCGCCGGACAAGACGCCTATGCAGCGCTTGAGTTCGTGACCACGAGTTCCGAAATCCGCAATCCGGATGGCACAACGGTGTTCCGGCTGGATGACATCGAGGTGCCCCGCGGCTGGAGCCAAGTTGCAAGCGACGTGATCGCGCAAAAATATTTCCGCAAGGCGGGCATTCCGAACCGCATCGAAAAGGTCAAGGAAGAGGGGGTGCCCGAGTTCCTGTGGCGGTCCGTTCCGGCAGCGGACAATGACGGTTTTGGCGGCGAAACCAGCGCCAAGCAGGTATTTGACCGGCTGGCGGGTGCCTGGTGCTATTGGGGCTGGAAGGGTGGTTATTTCACCAAAGAGGCCGATGCCCGCGCCTATTTCGACGAGATGCGCTATATGCTGGCGCGCCAGATGGCTGCGCCCAACAGCCCGCAGTGGTTCAACACCGGCCTGCATTGGGCCTATGGTATCGACGGTCCGAGCCAAGGGCATTACTACGTTGATTTCCAAACCGGCGAGCTGACCAAATCCACCTCGGCCTATGAGCATCCGCAGCCGCATGCCTGCTTTATCCAGTCGGTCAAAGACGATCTGGTGGGCGATGGCGGCATCATGGACCTTTGGGTGCGTGAAGCGCGGCTGTTCAAATACGGCTCTGGCACTGGCACCAATTTCAGCAGCCTGCGCGCCGAGGGCGAAAAGCTGTCGGGTGGTGGCAAGTCGTCTGGCCTTATGGGGTTCTTGAAAATCGGTGACCGCGCGGCGGGGGCGATCAAATCGGGCGGCACCACGCGGCGCGCGGCCAAGATGGTGATCTGTGACGCCGACCATCCCGATATTCAGGAATTCATCAACTGGAAGGTCAAGGAAGAGCAGAAGGTTGCCAGCATCGTGGCCGGGTCCAAGATGCACGAGCAGAAGCTCAACCAGATTTTCGCTGCGATCCGCGCTTGGGATGGCAGCTCTGAGGATGCGGTTGATCCCAAGAAGAACGAGCAGCTGAAAGCGGCCATTCGTGGTGCCAAGCAGGTGCAAATCCCCGAGACCTATGTCAAGCGGGTGCTGGATTACGCACGGCAAGGCTATGAGAGCATCGAATTCCCGACCTATGACACAGACTGGGATTCAGAGGCCTATGCCAGCGTGTCGGGTCAGAATTCCAACAATTCGATCCGCGTCACCGATGCGTTTCTGAAGGCGGTCAAGGATGATGCCGATTGGGCGCTGATCAACCGCACCGATGGGTCCGTTGCCAAGACGATCAAGGCGCGCGATCTATGGGAAGATGTGGGCCACGCGGCCTGGGCCTGTGCCGATCCGGGTATTCAGTATCACGACACCGTCAACGCCTGGCACACCTGCCCGGAGGATGGCGAAATCCGGGGCTCCAACCCCTGTTCGGAATACATGTTCCTCGACGATACCGCCTGTAACCTGGCGTCGATGAACCTGTTGAAATTCTTTGGGGACGGCAAGTTTGATGCCGATGCCTATATGCACGCCACGCGGCTCTGGACCGTGACGCTGGAAATCTCGGTGACGATGGCGCAGTTCCCGTCCAAGGAAATCGCGCAACTCAGCTATGAGTTCCGCACGCTGGGTCTGGGCTATGCCAATATCGGCGGTTTGCTCATGAACATGGGCTTTGGCTATGACAGCGACGAGGGCCGCGCGTTGTGTGGGGCGCTGACCGCGATCATGACCGGCGTGGCCTATGCCACAAGTGCCGAGATGGCCGGAGAGTTGGGGGCCTTTGCGGGCTACAAGCGCAACAGCAAGCATATGCTGCGCGTGATCCGCAACCACCGCAACGCCGCCTATGGCGCGACCGAAGGGTATGAAGGGCTTGCGGTGAAACCTGTGCCGCTCGACCACAAGAATTGCCCGGATGCGCGGCTCGTTGATCTGGCGATGGCATCTTGGGACGAGGCGCTGAAGCTGGGCGAAAAGCACGGCTACCGCAATGCCCAGACTTCGGTCATCGCGCCCACGGGCACCATCGGTCTTGTGATGGATTGCGATACCACCGGTATCGAGCCTGATTTCGCGCTGGTCAAGTTCAAGAAACTGGCGGGCGGTGGCTATTTCAAGATCATCAACCAGTCGGTGCCTGCCGCCTTGGAAAAGCTGGGCTATGGTCCGGCGCAGATCGAGGAAATCGTAAGCTATGCGGTGGGCCATGGCACTATCGGCAATGCGCCGGGGATCAACCACACGTCGTTGATTGGCCACGGCTTTGGTCCCAATGAATTGGCCAAGGTGGATGCCGCGCTCGGCTCTGCCTTTGACATCCGGTTCGTGTTCAACCAGTGGACGCTGGGCGCGGAGTTCTGCACCAATGTTCTGGGCATCCCGACGGAAAAGCTGAACGATCCGACGTTCGATATTCTGGCGCATCTGGGCTATTCCAAGCGCGATGTCGAATTGGCCAACGACCATGTGTGCGGCACGATGACATTGGAAGGCGCGCCCTATCTCAAGGCGGATCATTACCACGTCTTTGACTGCGCCAACCCCTGCGGCAAGAAGGGCAAGCGCTATCTTGGCGTCGAGAGCCATATCACCATGATGGCGGCGGCGCAGTCGTTTATCTCGGGGGCGATTTCCAAGACCATCAACATGGCCAATGACGCCACGATCGAGGATTGTCAGAAAGCCTATGAATTGTCGTGGTCGCTGGGCGTCAAGGCGAATGCGCTCTATCGCGATGGATCGAAGCTGAGCCAGCCGCTTGCGGCAAGTTTGGTTGAGGATGATGACGAGGCCGCCGAAATCCTCGAATCCGGCACGCCGCAGCAAAAGGCGCAGGTGCTGGCCGAGAAGATCGTCGAAAAGGTGATCATCAAGGAAATCCAGAAATCGCACCGCGAGAAGCTGCCGGAGCGCCGGAAGGGCTATACGCAAAAGGCCATTGTCGGCGGTCACAAGGTTTACTTGCGCACCGGCGAATATGAAGATGGCAAGCTGGGTGAAATCTTTATCGACATGCACAAGGAAGGTGCAGGGTTCCGGGCGATGATGAACAATTTCGCCATCGCCGTGTCGGTTGGCCTGCAATACGGTGTGCCGCTGGAGGAATTCGTCGATGCCTTCACCTTCACCAAGTTCGAGCCGGCAGGCATGGTGCAGGGCAATGACAGCATCAAGAACGCCACCTCGATCCTTGACTATATCTTCCGCGAATTGGCGGTAAGCTATCTGGATCGCACCGATCTGGCGCATGTCAAACCCTCGGGCGCGTCGTTTGACGATCTGGGGCGCGGCGAGGAAGAAGGCGTGCGCAATGTCTCGGAGATGAGCGAGGCCGCGGCCAGCCGTTCGCTGGAAGTGCTCAAGCAGATCAGTTCAACGGGCTATCTGCGCAAGCGTCTTCCGCAAGAGTTGGTGGTGTTTCAGGGCGGTCAGACCCTCGCCCGCGCCGCAGGCGATGGCATGGACCCAATGACCATGCTGGCCACGCTGGTGCCCGAGACG